The following proteins are encoded in a genomic region of Brachypodium distachyon strain Bd21 chromosome 1, Brachypodium_distachyon_v3.0, whole genome shotgun sequence:
- the LOC100845355 gene encoding protein NTM1-like 9 produces MGKAVAMSAAAEVLPVGFRFRPTDEELVRHYLKGKIAGHRHPDLLVIPDVDLSSCEPWDLPSKSVIKSDDPEWFFFARRDRPKYPGKSPRSNRSTAAGYWKATGKDRLIRSSSSNNNKTLIGIKKTLVFHRGRAPRGLRTPWIIHEYRAAEPSFQSGRNGSFVLYRLFNKQDGETPSKSSRSDLQNGGDDQDKATTSMTSDLSLLTATKPTTTDHSMTTNLITAVDGDRVSHEDAFLDVLTQLPDLHADQRYDGFPNISSPMRPYTDHPFVGNMGDQDFSAYFDSIIAEQNIQDMLLHPDYAEMDKHPAGNTESDPTALVTSTANSNSMAPLEDSWREDYYDQRADDTDATRCLSALSTLQSDTSGHNHETRPQTNIMYGGANLASQCYSQCQLPLALDPQTESSHISGDLWNPYAQHLLDSMLEPSSSDMINSEASNGQGGWAVPPSMQQSEVQDFIDLQQGTAARRVRLVCGVQRAPASQLIITPHLKSEDEAGSCCSTGSSSNSHDEDYANAGSRTMAGDMMHIEDTGHIPTQVASLVKVTDKLQHLSLSEDMPEHIKMPRRHGAGLTQRLKHDSAQSVHQDLLQNSNHVPGESSSETTGRSTGSVVRLLWLALLVMAPLLVLVGVWSSLNYWQM; encoded by the exons atggGGAAAGCAGTGGCGAtgtctgcggcggcggaggttcTGCCGGTGGGGTTCCGCTTCCGGCCGACGGACGAGGAGCTGGTGAGACACTACCTGAAGGGCAAGATCGCCGGGCACCGGCACCCGGACCTGCTGGTGATCCCCGACGTGGACCTGTCGAGCTGCGAGCCATGGGACCTCCCTTCCAAGTCCGTCATCAAGTCCGACGACCCGGAGTGGTTCTTCTTCGCCCGCCGCGACCGCCCAAAGTACCCCGGCAAGAGCCCCCGCTCCAAccgctccaccgccgccggctaCTGGAAGGCCACCGGCAAGGACCGCCTCatccgctcctcctcctccaacaacaacaaaacccTCATCGGCATCAAGAAGACCCTCGTCTTCCACCGCGGCAGGGCTCCCCGCGGCCTCCGCACCCCATGGATCATCCACGAGTaccgcgccgccgagcccaGCTTCCAATCAGGCCGAAAC GGTAGCTTCGTTCTCTACCGCCTGTTTAACAAGCAAGACGGCGAGACACCGTCCAAATCGTCTCGAAGCGACCTGCAGAATGGCGGTGATGACCAAGATAAGGCCACCACCTCCATGACATCTGATTTGAGCCTGCTCACTGCAACCAAACCAACTACTACTGATCACTCCATGACCACCAATCTTATTACGGCTGTCGACGGTGACAGAGTCTCTCAT GAAGATGCTTTTCTGGATGTGTTAACCCAGCTCCCAGACCTACATGCCGACCAAAGATACGATGGATTCCCTAACATCAGTTCTCCGATGCGTCCTTACACAGATCATCCTTTCGTTGGCAACATGGGTGACCAAGACTTCTCGGCATATTTTGACAGTATCATAGCTGAGCAGAATATACAAGACATGTTGCTTCATCCAGATTATGCCGAGATGGATAAGCACCCTGCTGGTAACACCGAGTCCGATCCCACTGCACTAGTTACATCGACCGCCAACTCAAACAGCATGGCACCCCTTGAGGATAGTTGGAGAGAAGACTATTATGATCAG CGTGCAGATGACACAGATGCTACCCGTTGCCTGTCTGCTCTCAGTACACTGCAATCAGATACAAGCGGTCATAATCATGAAACAAGACCCCAAACTAACATTATGTACGGCGGAGCAAACCTGGCATCCCAATGTTATAGCCAATGTCAATTACCACTCGCGCTCGATCCTCAAACAGAATCATCGCACATTAGTGGAGACTTGTGGAATCCTTATGCCCAACACTTGTTGGACTCTATGTTAGAACCGAGCAGCAGTGACATGATAAATTCAGAGGCCTCCAATGGACAAGGGGGTTGGGCAGTACCACCTTCAATGCAGCAGTCTGAAGTTCAAGATTTCATTGATTTGCAGCAAGGGACAGCAGCAAGAAGGGTCCGTCTTGTGTGTGGTGTTCAGAGGGCACCAGCCTCTCAGCTTATAATAACTCCTCATTTgaaaagtgaagatgaagctGGATCATGTTGTAGCACAGGAAGTTCTTCCAATAGCCATGATGAGGATTATGCCAATGCAGGCTCCCGAACTATG GCTGGAGATATGATGCATATTGAGGACACAGGGCATATCCCTACTCAAGTAGCTTCTTTAGTGAAAGTTACAGACAAGCTCCAACATTTATCGTTGAGTG AAGACATGCCGGAACACATTAAGATGCCTCGTCGTCATGGAGCCGGTCTCACACAGAGGCTCAAACATGATTCTGCTCAGAGTGTGCACCAAGACCTCCTGCAGAACAGCAACCATGTGCCTGGAGAGTCATCTTCAGAAACAACAGGACGATCAACTGGTTCTGTCGTGCGGTTGCTCTGGCTGGCTCTCCTGGTGATGGCCCCTTTGCTTGTCTTGGTTGGTGTATGGAGTTCGCTGAATTACTGGCAGATGTAA